TACTTAGTTAGATCCCACTCTAGTATAGGATCCCGCCATACAACGACCTTCACCGGTCTGGTTAATGgatgaaagatattttttatcaaataaaataagtcaataAATATATTGCGAATGGGTTGTCTAAAAAATTTCAGTCCAGAATATGATTACTTaccaattaattttttttaattacactgGCTTGGTTAATTATCAAATTCCATTCCAATCGAAAATATGAAACCTATAGATTATACAAACATTAGGTTAACTATTTATTTCCCTTCACAAGTCTTGGGTAGGCAGGTATAAACAGGTAAATCATGCTAGTAACTTGCACCGGACTGATTAAtgaatgaaactaaaataaaaataaagataattttattacgaaCACGGTGGTATAGGGTTGTTTGCAAAAAATCCAGTCCAGAATTGCGGTtgttgaatttaaaaaagtgaaatattgCTGCGAGTGAATACGTGCGAAAAATCATATTTTCAtcataagcacaaaaaaatcataGATACCGGTATCTATGAAAATCGGcgaacatctatttttcatctacctaaatgttaggggtagtacaaccctatttttttttattttccgcggacgaagtcgcgggcagaagctagtttttaataaaatctccaTGAAAGTCCACATTTGTAAACGTGACGAAGTCACTGATGCCACAGGATTTGGTCATGTCCACAGGAGAGACTGACACTACCCCTCTCAGATAGAAACGGGTAACGATCCCCTTGGCTTCAGGAAACATTAATCCCGCTCCACTGTTTCCTTGGCATATTGTCGTacctgaaaaaataatttaacgcaacgtcacgccttttatccccgaagtggtaggcggagttgcacattacgacacgtaataccgctacacaatgtacacccacttttcatcatccatgttatgagtcccatgtaatagggagtgagcctattgccatataccgggcacatttccagactccgtgctaccactgagaaattttcgaaaaaccgaaaaaagcacaGTAGTACttcgcccgatccgggaatcgaacccgagaccccttgcccggcagtcacacttgcaactactcggcCAACAAGACAGGAAAAaacttaggtatattttttttcaaggtataagccggtaaatgagcagacggatcacctgatcgtaagtATACCAGTAGTCAATTAAATACCAATTACttaaccataaaaaaaacaaatgggGCAAGCTAAAAAAACCTTAATTTCGATTCAGATAAAACCTACTCTAAATTATGATGAATGCTTTTctaaaaaccacatcaaaatcggttaaaCTAATTGTCAAAACACGAATTTCCTTCCTTCTTTTTTAAGCCAgttatcaaaaaaaaactaaagcgACAATGATGTTTTATTCTACAAATAAATGACTCAACATAACGGATCTTCGAAGAAATTTTCGTGGGAACAAGAATGTTTagattttccttaaaataattttagccATATATGGGCGTGAGCGAACGCAAAGCAGTGCGGTGACGCGCGCGCCGCGATTTgacgcggcggctatgtcctacgtgcatgtgaatcgtttcgttttgtttctgtttccgacattatcCATTATCCAACAAAAATGTGACGCCATCGCGTCCAGTTCGCTCGAAAATAACGGagagattatttttctttttttttgaagaaacctttcctcacattaggattttctcctgtgttgctacccgttgcgcggcagccagttgcccagccaccgcaccaaccgtgcagtcaatatatGATATCTGAGagtgcggattcgaaacctactaactgCAAGGACcgatgtgacattttccgagttatatgtactttcaaagaaaatttaggcaccactgacaaacggtgaaggtaaacatcgtgaggaaacctgggctaatttctaattataagtttgaaatcgccaacccgcattgagcaagtgtggtgaataatgctcaaaccttctccgtgtaagaagagacctttggtcagcagtggccactgatCATATAGACTGTAGGTCTAAATCGGCTCTTACAACATCCACAAGAGGAGTATGGATGGATATGGTGACAAGTACctatattcttttttatggaataggtggcaaacgagcaaacgagtcatctgatggtaagcaatcgccgccgccaatggacacttgaaacaccagagacgttacaagtgcgttgccagctctcagctttttgggagttaggaatttaagggttgttgttcgagaatcggggattgggaagattggaaaggggggaattggacctctggtaacctcactcacacaacacaagcgttgtttcacgtcggttttctgtgaggccgtggtatcactccggtcgagccggcccattcgtgccgaagcatggctctcccacatttaaacacacttttaaaaaggagtatgttACTCTGCTGTCACCTCCCTTTGTTACATACCATTTTGTCTTCCAGCACAGAACTTTTCATACGTCAGGTATCCGCCAAAGGTTGGGTATGACGAGCTGATGCTGTCTAGACATTGCGCCATAGATATATATGGCAGTGTCTTAAGCACATGATGTCTTCGAAACCCTTTAGTAGATGGTAAAGATAAAGGCACCTGAAAATCAAATATCacgtcacatcaacagcctatatgtggcccggagctacagactacttagcgggcttaggaacggggtggtttttagtcagtaagagtctgacactccctctcgcctcgccaaacgggagaactcattggatgattttccacccttaaaaaaatccctataagtggccactgctgaccaaagcgcTTGTTgtacggaaaaggtttgagcattaatcactacgcttgctcaatccgggttagcgatttcaaacttaccattagaaattataaacctatgtttccctcacgatgttttccttcgctgTTTGTCAGTGGAATCTAAATATTCGTAGgaagtacataaatatagttATGTATTTCCTGTACTGTATGTACCAATgcgagttatatgtattatctaagattatttagatacccctgacaaacggtgaaggaaacctgtgcttataatttctaattaaaagtttaatatcaccaacccgcattgagctagcgtggtgattaatgctcaaaccttctctgtgtgagaagaggcctttggtcagcagtggccactaataggctgttgatgataacgAATTGACTTACCATCCCTAATCGTCCGTCCTGTAACTGTCTTCCTCGATGATGTCCAGAATTTAGACAAATCGGCCTCACTGTATCGGATAGCAATGGGTTTGCAGTTGTAACTAAAGCAATATCTGCCTGTAAATAGTTCTGTAGTCCACGGAAATCTTCAGGGAATTTTACGTTGGTTACctgtgaaaataaaatcatatttcatCCACTTTTCTGTAAGTTTGTTCAGTAGGTATGAGGAAGATGGTATAAGTAATATTATGAGTCATAAGACTTTACTCGACCCAGCAATGGGAGCTACCTTTTTTTGATCAACAGGGGACCTACTCTAATTCTACGAAAAACTAAGTTCGCAGATTTCGCACtgcaattccatttattgcaaacttttgtgaacaaaaatgaacgaatgaaatgaagataaataaacaagtttagatttgaaattaaaaataaaacgttattttaagtaatttcatggCCGAAGataaaacgaaacttcgcatttgAGAACCGGAGTTCTACTGATGGCGCAAATATTTAGCAAGAGATGTTTTGTCCACCATCCCTTATCCATCACTGCAGCTGCCgaatacagtatggagatcactcatatgatttaaatgaaactacacgtattactagtccacagaaacataaatacaattaaacatttcaaagaaaatgaaTGATAATAtctatctagactaataaataaaatattttatatatttggtTTGTCAGTCCCTCTATCctcgctaatctctgaaatggctagaccgatttCGACGgtacttttattggcaggtagctgatataTCAAGGAGTaatttaggctacttttatttgcCATTGGAGCCAAGCCACAGGCATCCAGCTAGTAACAGACAgtgaaactatcgttttctttttcttctcttctaataatatcttctgattaatttcgatgcgggatccaagacagtcattcatttccctgggacgcgccggagtTCAGagtccggtgttttcatgtttgtatctactgtagatcctggtgcacaggagttgcagcggtatgggaggttgtgacgGGCCTATCCCATATTGTTTTAGTTACAAATAAGATACCTACCAAGTTACCATCAGGATCTCCATTCTGGTTGCTGATAGTTATGATATAGTACTCTATATCTCTAAGCCTAGCTCTCTGCTCGTCCCAGAAACAATGGGCGGCTGTAAACAAAGAAGTCAAGGTCATCATCTAGAAATAACTGAATGAAGGGTAGACTTGGGAGGGTGGTTAATGAAACACTGTACTGAACTTGTCTTGTGTtattaaacgttgccccacactaggattgtctcctgtatcgtgaatgtgtttacaaacatacaagttcacatacacatgacacccagacccgaaacaacaatctgtggatcacacaaagagttgctccgtgcgggaatcggacacGCGACACGTtacatggcagccagttgcccagtcaccgcgccaaccgtgcagtcataataatcgcgtataaatataaaaaaaaaacaatcgctAGTGTTGCTTTAAAaacttgaatttaaattttcattattttaaatcgcCAATGTGCGTAAATCAAGAGTGGAGATTAATGCTTATTCTTTCTCCGCGTCAGAAGAGACCTTTGTTTAGTAGTGGCCATTTATAGacttttttttgggacaagcccgccacaacctcccataccatgcaccaggatctacagtagatacaacaaaCACCGGAAACAAATGAAAACGCCGGAACATTGAAGTACGgtgcgtcccagggaaatgaatgactgtcttggatcccgcaacgaaacaaatcagaagatgttattagaggagaagaaaaagaaaacgatagtttccactcccctcagtgaatttaatgcagTAGACAGAATGagttaagccttaaggcacaaaaaagacacaactgggagaagcccagtcgccaagcaccacggaaatttaacttaaaactataTACTAAATGGCTATAGCCATAATacccacttataggctgttgatggtgatgatgatgatgttgactTAGCCTGACAAACATACCAGATATGACCAAGTTTCTTCTAATAACCGACCCGGTACAGAACTCCCTCCCATCATTCCACTGTGGAGAGCGAATCGTCACATGCCATGGAGGTACAGTGGCGCCCTCTGTCATAGTGCCACAATCTGTAATAAAAACACGTGACGTTCTTATCTATGCCCACATATAAAGCTTTTTCCAGCGCCTTcgtccgcgtttccgtgggataaaaagaagCCATGTGTCATGCCATACCGTAATTTACCGCTGTTTCAAATTTCgtcccgattccttcagccgttttaacgtgaAGGAGTATCAAACAGaaatacaaacttttgcatACAAGATAGTAagacgtattttttatgtaagtaatcgccaccgcccatggacttCCGAAccaccagagccgttacaaaTACATTTTCGGCCTTTTTGGTgacaggaatttaagggttgttggggaatcggtgattgggctTACGGTAACTTCACCTACACAACGCGTTTAAATGTTTTGCGTCggtgtactgtgaggccgtggtatcactccggtcgagccggcccattcgtgccgaaacatagctctcccacacattaATAGTATCAGAGGATTAACACATAATACTTACTTGTGCATTCAGGCATTACTCCAAACCATTGTCCCTGCAAACATATAAGTGTCTGGTTGCCCACCATATCATATCCTGGGAGGCAGCTGATGTTCAGCATTGCATACTGCAGGGTGTCTCCAGGCTTGGCTGAAGGGAAGCCGGCCACTTCATACCGACCGTTATCAGGGTCTGAAGGCAGGGTGCaactgtcaaaaataaaatgtccattttaaaagtacctaagtaaatggAATGGGGCAAAAACTAGTTTCTGTATTCTGTGCTCGTGCCTAAGTAGAACAGTATAAAGGTAAGTCCTCAGACcgacagataaaaataaatttaatgctAGCATTTAGCCCAAATGTGATGAAGCGTGGCTTTCCTACACTTATTATAAACTACTATCTAATTATAATCTTATTATAAGCTGTATTTTTGTTCACCAGATGGTGCCTCTCGTTCTTCGTGCCATAGGGAATTAGCTATGTCACACTATTGGACGTTTAATATTTGATAGCTGCTGTAATTGGACAAAAACCCTCTTTCTACATAAGCATCATCCGAGGCCTTAGTACGTGTTTGTCTTACATTGAACAAGATCGAAATGAAACTgcatttggcgctctgattcgtTGATTCATTGGTTCATTACTTTGAGCTACTTACCTTTTCACAATTTGGCTGACGGCACCatttattactgaaaaataaatataagtaatttttaaactaGATCAACCAAAACCCAACGGTATAActtgagtttgttttacttttaaacatgAAACGTTTACCGCATCCCTCcaattggttgattcattggagccggtcaatcagagcacTGATCACGGTAACGTTTAATCCCATTAAATGGAAAAGCCCTTTGGTAAGCCTTCATaattgcccatggacacttgaaacaccagaggcgttacaagtgcgttgccggccttacttacttaattaggaatttaagggttgttggggaatcggagattgggaaggttgggaaggggggttattgggcctccagtaacctcactcacacaacgaaacacaacgcaagcgttgtttcacgtcggttttcagagAGGCCGTGAATAAGGGATTAAAAAATAGGTGATACTTAAGTTGCACTTACCAAACATAAGTATAAACATCAGTTTCTTCTGATAATTCATTTTTAAGTTCGCAGTAGTATATATCCTTTACTAGTTACTccctctgctcggctccttttgattgtagcgtgatgttttatagcctacagcctaactcgataaattgactatccaacacaaaaataattattcaattcgagtTCCGAAGATTAGAGTGTCCACATAAACAAACTAAGtttttagctttatatattgAAGTATATAGATTAGTATATAGAATACAGATATTAGTAGGTACCACAGGATAActtcttaataaatatatacataagtatataaggtgttctaaatgtatctgccacggctttaatgggaagtagtgttgtgtttgaagattacaatagtaaatataaattattgattatgagttttttttcatacaataattaatctacgtatgagtttgttatgaaagaactatctctttcactgtctttgtc
This is a stretch of genomic DNA from Spodoptera frugiperda isolate SF20-4 chromosome 24, AGI-APGP_CSIRO_Sfru_2.0, whole genome shotgun sequence. It encodes these proteins:
- the LOC126912246 gene encoding uncharacterized protein LOC126912246 — encoded protein: MNYQKKLMFILMFVINGAVSQIVKSCTLPSDPDNGRYEVAGFPSAKPGDTLQYAMLNISCLPGYDMVGNQTLICLQGQWFGVMPECTNCGTMTEGATVPPWHVTIRSPQWNDGREFCTGSVIRRNLVISGMFVRLSQHHHHHHQQPITAHCFWDEQRARLRDIEYYIITISNQNGDPDGNLVTNVKFPEDFRGLQNYLQADIALVTTANPLLSDTVRPICLNSGHHRGRQLQDGRLGMVPLSLPSTKGFRRHHVLKTLPYISMAQCLDSISSSYPTFGGYLTYEKFCAGRQNGTTICQGNSGAGLMFPEAKGIVTRFYLRGVVSVSPVDMTKSCGISDFVTFTNVDFHGDFIKN